A window of the Agrococcus jejuensis genome harbors these coding sequences:
- a CDS encoding GntR family transcriptional regulator → MSALVGLDRTNLRELAVDSLRRAITSGEIVPGTHMVETDLSERLGISRGTLREAMRQLQQEGLLESGARGRLSVRNLDAREIEDIFLVRGALEALAARLIISAGTIADAKPVLHAAIDRMRDAEGGTVVAWIEADLDFHRALVSFPGNATLVHQWQQLEGSIRMSIMYAGLDRATSNMDTDRHLDMVDAIETGDEEHAVTVIRAHHSQAAATLTA, encoded by the coding sequence ATGAGCGCACTCGTCGGGCTCGACCGCACGAACCTCCGCGAGCTCGCGGTGGACTCGTTGCGACGCGCCATCACGAGCGGCGAGATCGTCCCCGGCACCCACATGGTCGAGACCGACCTCTCCGAGCGCCTCGGCATCTCGCGCGGCACGCTGCGCGAGGCCATGCGTCAGCTGCAGCAGGAGGGCCTGCTCGAGTCGGGCGCCCGCGGCAGGCTCAGCGTGCGCAACCTCGACGCCCGCGAGATCGAGGACATCTTCCTCGTGCGCGGCGCCCTCGAGGCCCTCGCGGCGCGCCTCATCATCTCCGCGGGCACGATCGCCGACGCGAAGCCCGTGCTGCACGCCGCCATCGACCGCATGCGCGACGCCGAGGGCGGCACGGTCGTGGCGTGGATCGAGGCCGACCTCGACTTCCACCGCGCGCTCGTCTCGTTCCCCGGCAACGCGACGCTCGTGCACCAGTGGCAGCAGCTCGAGGGCTCCATCCGCATGTCGATCATGTACGCCGGCCTCGACCGCGCCACGTCGAACATGGACACCGATCGCCACCTCGACATGGTGGATGCGATCGAGACGGGCGACGAGGAGCACGCCGTCACCGTCATCCGCGCGCACCACTCGCAGGCAGCGGCGACGCTGACGGCGTAG
- a CDS encoding MFS transporter has translation MSTEALAMRGPVRGTPEAKRVAVGSGVGAVIETYDFIGYGTAAALYFGTVFYPSDDPLVGTLLSFATLGVGFLARPLGGVIGGHLGDKIGRKPVLVASLIAMGLATFVIGLLPTYAQVGIIAPILLVTVRIIQGVAFGAEWGGAILMSYEHAPWKRKGAYTGIVQAGFPVGLLLANLTFLVSVHLPGDWAWRVPFLASIVLVAVGLIIRAKVPESPVFEDVKTQGIIVKSPIVEVIRTDWRNILRGIGLRVAETAGYAVSVTYMISYINTNGLAEPSQTLTALCIGAGIGVVGTWAWANLTDRIGRRPLYIGVTIFAVLFAVPMFLLVNTGMFILIVLTMILAYSVCQNALAGAQGAWFPELFQAKTRSSGASLAYQISAMVSGFTPFITTLLFVALGWVGPALLFALYAAIGLTAAILTRETWGARERALAAEAEAADDEDRLARVA, from the coding sequence ATGAGCACCGAGGCTCTTGCGATGCGCGGACCCGTCCGCGGCACTCCCGAAGCGAAGCGGGTCGCCGTCGGATCCGGCGTCGGCGCCGTCATCGAGACGTACGACTTCATCGGCTACGGCACCGCCGCGGCCCTGTACTTCGGCACCGTCTTCTACCCCTCCGACGACCCGCTCGTCGGCACGCTGCTGTCGTTCGCGACCCTCGGCGTCGGCTTCCTCGCCCGCCCCCTCGGCGGCGTCATCGGCGGTCACCTCGGCGACAAGATCGGCCGCAAGCCCGTGCTCGTCGCCTCGCTCATCGCCATGGGCCTCGCGACCTTCGTCATCGGCCTGCTGCCGACGTACGCGCAGGTGGGCATCATCGCCCCGATCCTGCTCGTGACCGTGCGCATCATCCAGGGCGTCGCGTTCGGCGCCGAGTGGGGCGGCGCGATCCTCATGAGCTACGAGCACGCGCCATGGAAGCGCAAGGGCGCCTACACCGGCATCGTGCAGGCCGGCTTCCCCGTGGGCCTGCTGCTCGCGAACCTCACGTTCCTCGTCTCGGTGCACCTGCCCGGCGACTGGGCGTGGCGCGTGCCGTTCCTCGCGAGCATCGTGCTCGTCGCCGTCGGCCTCATCATCCGCGCCAAGGTGCCCGAGTCGCCCGTCTTCGAGGACGTCAAGACGCAGGGCATCATCGTGAAGTCGCCCATCGTCGAGGTCATCCGCACCGACTGGCGCAACATCCTGCGCGGCATCGGCCTGCGCGTCGCCGAGACCGCCGGCTACGCCGTGTCGGTGACGTACATGATCAGCTACATCAACACCAACGGCCTCGCGGAGCCGTCGCAGACCCTCACGGCCCTCTGCATCGGCGCGGGCATCGGCGTCGTCGGCACGTGGGCGTGGGCGAACCTGACGGACAGGATCGGCCGCCGGCCGCTCTACATCGGCGTCACGATCTTCGCCGTGCTCTTCGCCGTGCCGATGTTCCTGCTCGTGAACACGGGCATGTTCATCCTCATCGTGCTGACGATGATCCTCGCCTACTCCGTGTGCCAGAACGCCCTCGCCGGCGCGCAGGGCGCATGGTTCCCCGAGCTGTTCCAGGCGAAGACCCGCTCGTCGGGCGCCTCGCTGGCGTACCAGATCTCGGCGATGGTCTCGGGCTTCACGCCCTTCATCACGACGCTGCTGTTCGTGGCGCTCGGATGGGTCGGCCCCGCGCTGCTCTTCGCGCTCTACGCCGCGATCGGCCTCACCGCCGCGATCCTCACCCGCGAGACGTGGGGTGCGCGCGAGCGTGCCCTCGCCGCCGAGGCCGAGGCCGCGGACGACGAGGATCGGCTCGCCCGCGTCGCCTGA
- a CDS encoding sugar phosphate isomerase/epimerase family protein produces MTFPERLGCSTISFQHLTLPDALHDVAALGFQEIDLGALPGVCDHVPFELDDRAIDAVAASIADAGIRVRSVNGDVGDLNVPAADPAVRRQHVERLLRLTAAIGAEALVLPCGALDHEPAATLDLDVSRVAHELAVAGTLAEQLGTQVWVESIHFLRLCWNAERAAMLHDRTPESVRAVLDVAHVVAAGDDMGAVVDAWGDRTAHVHLRDAVRGDFAKPIGGGDVDFEAAFAALAASGYEGGFTLELPARAYTDDATSTSTPEFRAERLVAIDAAARHVAPMLEAAGLAHRGVQTH; encoded by the coding sequence ATGACGTTCCCCGAGAGGCTCGGCTGCTCGACGATCTCGTTCCAGCACCTCACCCTGCCCGACGCATTGCACGACGTCGCCGCCCTCGGCTTCCAGGAGATCGACCTCGGCGCCCTCCCCGGCGTCTGCGACCACGTGCCGTTCGAGCTCGACGACCGTGCCATCGACGCCGTCGCAGCCTCGATCGCGGATGCGGGCATCCGCGTGCGCTCCGTGAACGGCGACGTCGGCGACCTCAACGTGCCCGCCGCCGACCCCGCCGTACGACGCCAGCACGTCGAGCGCCTCCTGCGCCTCACGGCCGCGATCGGCGCCGAGGCGCTCGTGCTGCCGTGCGGCGCCCTCGACCACGAGCCCGCCGCCACGCTCGACCTCGACGTCTCGCGCGTCGCCCACGAGCTCGCCGTCGCCGGCACGCTCGCCGAGCAGCTCGGCACGCAGGTGTGGGTCGAGTCCATCCACTTCCTGCGCCTGTGCTGGAACGCCGAGCGCGCCGCGATGCTGCACGACCGCACGCCCGAGTCGGTGCGCGCCGTGCTCGACGTCGCCCACGTCGTCGCCGCGGGCGACGACATGGGCGCGGTCGTGGATGCGTGGGGCGACCGCACGGCGCACGTGCACCTGCGCGACGCCGTGCGCGGCGACTTCGCGAAGCCCATCGGCGGCGGCGACGTCGACTTCGAGGCCGCCTTCGCGGCCCTCGCCGCGTCGGGCTACGAGGGCGGCTTCACGCTCGAGCTGCCGGCCCGCGCCTACACCGACGACGCGACCTCGACGTCGACGCCCGAGTTCCGCGCCGAGCGCCTCGTGGCGATCGACGCCGCCGCGCGCCACGTCGCCCCCATGCTCGAGGCCGCCGGCCTCGCCCACCGTGGCGTGCAGACGCACTGA
- a CDS encoding SDR family NAD(P)-dependent oxidoreductase, producing the protein MTTTRTAIVTGAASDRGIGMAVADRYAADGWAVVILDLDGERAAQVAAEIGERHGVAHFGATVNVADEASVEAARVAVAAEVEAGRLPVVGALANIAGITSPVPFLETDLALWNKVMAVNATGTYLVTKAFLPPMLEAGFGRIVNMSSVSAQRGGGVFGKVPYSAAKAAILGFTKALAREIADSGVTVNSVTPGAVDTNIRVGTTPELEARIAADIPIGRTASTDEISAVFAFLSSEGASYLQGTNIDINGGSHMH; encoded by the coding sequence ATGACCACCACCAGGACCGCCATCGTGACGGGCGCCGCGAGCGACCGGGGCATCGGCATGGCCGTCGCCGACCGCTACGCGGCCGACGGCTGGGCCGTCGTCATCCTCGACCTCGACGGCGAGCGCGCCGCGCAGGTCGCCGCCGAGATCGGCGAGCGCCACGGCGTGGCCCACTTCGGCGCCACCGTGAACGTCGCCGACGAGGCATCGGTCGAGGCCGCCCGCGTCGCCGTCGCCGCCGAGGTCGAGGCGGGCCGCCTGCCCGTCGTCGGCGCGCTCGCGAACATCGCCGGCATCACGTCGCCCGTGCCGTTCCTCGAGACCGACCTCGCCCTGTGGAACAAGGTCATGGCCGTGAACGCCACCGGCACCTACCTCGTCACGAAGGCGTTCCTGCCGCCGATGCTCGAGGCCGGCTTCGGTCGCATCGTCAACATGTCGTCGGTCTCCGCGCAGCGCGGCGGCGGCGTGTTCGGCAAGGTGCCCTACTCGGCGGCGAAGGCAGCGATCCTCGGCTTCACGAAGGCGCTCGCCCGCGAGATCGCCGACTCGGGCGTCACCGTGAACTCCGTCACGCCCGGCGCCGTCGACACGAACATCCGCGTCGGCACGACCCCCGAGCTCGAGGCGCGCATCGCCGCCGACATCCCCATCGGCCGCACGGCGTCGACCGACGAGATCTCGGCCGTGTTCGCGTTCCTGTCGAGCGAGGGCGCCTCGTACCTGCAGGGCACGAACATCGACATCAACGGTGGCAGCCACATGCACTGA
- a CDS encoding ABC transporter ATP-binding protein: protein MTHERTLVADALRLGYGDRVVVDDLDLAVPPGRITAIVGANACGKSTVLKAMSRLLPVKSGAVLLDGRSIHGMPTKEVARTLALLPQSPVAPEGIAVSDLVGRGRHPHQGVLARWTADDDAAVARALEVTGTAELADRAVDELSGGQRQRVWIAMVLAQQTELLLLDEPTTFLDVTHQVEVLDLLTDLNRELGTTIVMVLHELNLAARYADHLVAVRSGALYAAGEPSEVLTETMVREVFGLSSRVIADPTCGKPLVLPLGRHHVTHGVRAVRADDEHDAGEAVAS, encoded by the coding sequence ATGACGCACGAGCGCACGCTCGTCGCCGACGCGCTGCGGCTCGGCTACGGCGACCGCGTCGTCGTCGACGACCTCGACCTCGCCGTGCCGCCGGGGAGGATCACGGCGATCGTCGGTGCGAACGCGTGCGGCAAGTCGACGGTGCTCAAGGCGATGTCGCGCCTGCTGCCCGTGAAGTCGGGGGCGGTGCTGCTCGACGGCCGCAGCATCCACGGGATGCCGACGAAGGAGGTCGCGCGCACGCTCGCGCTGCTGCCGCAGTCGCCGGTCGCGCCCGAGGGCATCGCCGTGTCCGACCTCGTCGGCCGCGGTCGCCATCCGCACCAGGGCGTGCTCGCCCGGTGGACCGCCGACGACGACGCCGCGGTCGCACGCGCGCTCGAGGTGACGGGCACGGCGGAGCTCGCCGACCGCGCGGTCGACGAGCTCTCGGGCGGCCAGCGCCAGCGCGTCTGGATCGCGATGGTGCTCGCGCAGCAGACCGAGCTGCTGCTGCTCGACGAGCCCACGACGTTCCTCGACGTCACGCACCAGGTCGAGGTGCTCGACCTGCTCACCGACCTCAATCGCGAGCTCGGCACGACCATCGTCATGGTGCTGCACGAGCTGAACCTCGCCGCCCGCTACGCCGACCATCTCGTCGCCGTGCGCTCCGGCGCGCTCTACGCGGCGGGGGAGCCGTCGGAGGTGCTCACCGAGACGATGGTGCGCGAGGTGTTCGGGCTCTCGAGCCGCGTCATCGCCGACCCGACGTGCGGCAAGCCGCTCGTGCTGCCGCTCGGACGCCACCACGTGACCCACGGTGTGCGCGCGGTGAGGGCCGACGACGAGCACGACGCCGGCGAGGCGGTCGCGTCCTGA
- a CDS encoding FecCD family ABC transporter permease has protein sequence MTATRIPTATAEPSPTLLAVAAGRRRRARRRLVVHVVLAVAVLATLWISLTVGRTTYSSLDVIRVILGQDGEGTFTIGTLRIPRATTGVLVGFAFGLAGATFQTMLRNPLASPDIIGIGSGASAAAVIGILVLGLEPTAVSVLATVAALVTALLVYLLAYRGGGVANTRLILVGIGLSAMLGSVVSYVLSGAAAWDMQVAMRWLTGNLNGATTERLLPLVIAVVVLTPVLLWLLRDLEIMRLGEQTASALGVPVELRRVTLIVVAVMLMAFATAAAGPIAFVAFLSGPIASRILGPVGSPVLASGLFGALLVLVADLFAQYALGTKFPVGVITGALGAPFLIALLVRTNRGGSA, from the coding sequence GTGACCGCGACCCGCATCCCCACGGCGACGGCCGAGCCGTCGCCGACCCTGCTCGCCGTCGCGGCCGGGCGCCGCAGACGCGCGCGCCGTCGTCTCGTCGTGCACGTGGTGCTCGCCGTCGCTGTGCTCGCGACGCTCTGGATCTCCCTCACGGTCGGCCGCACGACCTACTCGAGCCTCGACGTCATCCGTGTGATCCTCGGGCAGGACGGCGAGGGCACGTTCACGATCGGCACGCTGCGCATCCCGCGTGCGACGACGGGCGTGCTCGTGGGCTTCGCGTTCGGCCTCGCCGGCGCGACGTTCCAGACCATGCTGCGCAACCCGCTTGCGAGCCCCGACATCATCGGCATCGGATCCGGTGCCAGCGCGGCGGCGGTCATCGGCATCCTCGTGCTGGGGCTCGAGCCGACGGCGGTGTCGGTGCTCGCGACCGTCGCAGCCCTCGTGACGGCGCTGCTCGTGTACCTGCTCGCCTACCGGGGCGGCGGGGTCGCGAACACGCGGCTCATCCTCGTCGGCATCGGCCTGTCGGCGATGCTCGGCAGCGTCGTCTCGTACGTGCTGAGCGGCGCAGCGGCGTGGGACATGCAGGTGGCGATGCGCTGGCTCACGGGCAACCTCAACGGGGCCACGACCGAGCGGCTGCTGCCGCTCGTCATCGCGGTGGTCGTGCTGACGCCCGTGCTGCTGTGGCTGCTGCGCGACCTCGAGATCATGCGCCTCGGCGAGCAGACCGCCTCCGCGCTCGGCGTGCCGGTGGAGCTGCGCCGCGTCACGCTGATCGTCGTCGCGGTCATGCTCATGGCCTTCGCGACGGCGGCCGCGGGCCCCATCGCGTTCGTCGCGTTCCTCTCCGGGCCCATCGCGAGCCGCATCCTCGGTCCCGTCGGCTCGCCGGTGCTCGCCTCCGGGCTCTTCGGCGCCCTGCTCGTGCTCGTCGCCGACCTGTTCGCGCAGTACGCGCTCGGCACCAAGTTCCCCGTCGGCGTGATCACGGGCGCGCTCGGCGCCCCGTTCCTCATCGCGCTGCTCGTCCGCACCAACCGTGGAGGCTCCGCGTGA
- a CDS encoding FecCD family ABC transporter permease, giving the protein MTSTVTTAPAPGVDRRRRPVRVRLLVALGLLLALALASAASVTFGVLDVGWDDLVAGVLGHQDTTAQAAVVKRMPRTVLAIVVGAALGVAGAVMQGVTRNPLADPEILGVNAGASLAVVIGIVFVGMSTDSAYIWTAMLGASVAAVFVYAVGSLGRGGATPLKLALAGAATSVALTSLVGAVLLPRVDAMEEFRHWSIGGVGGGSWDKIALIGPFLLVGLLVSWASARALNSLALGDELARGLGEHVLRARVIAALGGVILCGASTAIAGPIGFVGLVVPHVVRLLSGVDHRWLVPLSAIGGAVLLVAADVVGRLVGGTEEIQVGIVTSIVGAPFFIWIVRRQKVREL; this is encoded by the coding sequence ATGACCAGCACCGTCACCACCGCACCCGCACCGGGCGTCGACCGTCGTCGACGCCCGGTGCGGGTGCGTCTGCTCGTCGCCCTCGGCCTGCTGCTCGCCCTCGCGCTCGCCTCGGCGGCGTCGGTCACGTTCGGCGTGCTCGACGTCGGATGGGACGACCTCGTCGCGGGTGTGCTCGGGCACCAGGACACGACGGCGCAGGCCGCCGTCGTCAAGCGCATGCCCCGCACCGTGCTGGCGATCGTCGTGGGCGCAGCCCTCGGCGTGGCCGGCGCCGTCATGCAGGGCGTCACGCGCAACCCGCTCGCGGATCCCGAGATCCTCGGCGTCAACGCGGGCGCGTCGCTCGCCGTCGTCATCGGCATCGTCTTCGTAGGCATGTCGACCGACTCGGCGTACATCTGGACGGCGATGCTCGGCGCCTCCGTCGCCGCCGTCTTCGTCTACGCCGTCGGATCGCTCGGTCGGGGCGGCGCGACGCCGCTCAAGCTCGCGCTCGCGGGCGCCGCGACCTCCGTCGCGCTCACGTCGCTCGTGGGCGCCGTGCTGCTGCCGCGCGTCGACGCGATGGAGGAGTTCCGGCACTGGTCGATCGGCGGCGTCGGCGGCGGATCGTGGGACAAGATCGCGCTGATCGGCCCGTTCCTGCTCGTCGGCCTGCTCGTCTCGTGGGCGTCGGCGCGCGCGCTCAACTCCCTCGCGCTCGGCGACGAGCTCGCGCGCGGCCTCGGCGAGCACGTGCTGCGCGCTCGCGTGATCGCGGCCCTCGGTGGCGTCATCCTCTGCGGCGCGTCGACGGCCATCGCCGGGCCGATCGGATTCGTCGGCCTCGTCGTGCCGCACGTCGTGCGCCTGCTCTCGGGCGTCGACCATCGCTGGCTCGTGCCGCTGTCCGCGATCGGCGGCGCGGTGCTGCTCGTCGCCGCCGACGTCGTCGGCCGCCTCGTCGGCGGCACGGAGGAGATCCAGGTCGGCATCGTCACGTCGATCGTCGGGGCTCCCTTCTTCATCTGGATCGTCCGCAGGCAGAAGGTGCGTGAGCTGTGA
- a CDS encoding ABC transporter substrate-binding protein — protein MRLSRPAAATFAGLTALALAACASSGDAAQESGSSNASSASFPVTIEHAYGETTIDAAPQRVATVGWSNQEVALAFDIVPVVMEEATWGDDDGDGVLPWVEERLEELGAETPALYDGTDGIDFEAIADADPDVILSAYSGLSEDDYATLSEIAPVVAFPGVAWGTSWQDTILMNGKGLGFEAEAEQLVADDEAAIAEAVAGYEHLGTGLGAAFAFFDVTDLSSVGFYSTADPRTAFLSEFAGFEVPQAVADPGTDEFYFSVSAEAVDTLSDLDVIVTYGTGEELAALQADPLLSRIPAIASGSVVFLDVETDPSTTASSNPSPLAIDHLIEHYLPLLDAAAATAS, from the coding sequence ATGCGCCTGTCCCGTCCCGCCGCCGCCACGTTCGCAGGCCTCACGGCTCTCGCCCTCGCCGCCTGCGCCAGCAGCGGCGACGCCGCGCAGGAGTCCGGCTCGTCGAACGCCTCGTCTGCATCGTTCCCCGTCACGATCGAGCACGCCTACGGCGAGACGACGATCGACGCGGCGCCCCAGCGCGTCGCCACCGTCGGCTGGAGCAACCAGGAGGTCGCGCTCGCGTTCGACATCGTGCCCGTCGTGATGGAGGAGGCGACGTGGGGCGACGACGACGGCGACGGCGTGCTGCCCTGGGTCGAGGAGCGGCTCGAGGAGCTCGGCGCCGAGACGCCCGCGCTCTACGACGGCACCGACGGCATCGACTTCGAGGCCATCGCCGACGCCGACCCCGACGTCATCCTGTCGGCCTACTCGGGCCTGTCGGAGGACGACTACGCCACGCTCAGCGAGATCGCGCCCGTCGTGGCGTTCCCCGGCGTCGCGTGGGGCACGTCGTGGCAGGACACGATCCTCATGAACGGCAAGGGCCTGGGCTTCGAGGCGGAGGCCGAGCAGCTGGTCGCCGACGACGAGGCCGCGATCGCCGAGGCCGTCGCCGGCTACGAGCACCTCGGCACGGGCCTGGGCGCCGCGTTCGCGTTCTTCGACGTCACCGACCTCTCGAGCGTCGGCTTCTACTCGACCGCCGACCCGCGCACGGCGTTCCTCAGCGAGTTCGCCGGGTTCGAGGTGCCGCAGGCCGTCGCCGACCCCGGCACCGACGAGTTCTACTTCTCGGTGAGCGCCGAGGCCGTCGACACGCTCAGCGACCTCGACGTCATCGTCACGTACGGCACGGGCGAGGAGCTCGCCGCGCTGCAGGCCGACCCGCTGCTCTCGCGCATCCCGGCCATCGCGAGCGGCTCCGTCGTGTTCCTCGACGTCGAGACCGACCCGTCGACGACCGCATCGTCGAACCCGAGCCCGCTGGCGATCGACCACCTCATCGAGCACTACCTGCCGCTGCTCGACGCGGCCGCGGCCACGGCATCCTGA
- a CDS encoding CoA-binding protein, with protein sequence MTDTTEQQDTELVTLQNGLTCSIPASSPLARLLKSQRTWVGPDAKERLAILRAAKTVAIVGASPNVTRSSYFVGTYLQQSSDFELWFVNPNATEILGQPVYPNLQSLPGVPDVVVVFRKASDIPSVVDEVVEIGAKTIWVQLGIWNEEAAYDAEAKGLTVVMDRCIKVEHARFHGGLHLLGFDTGQITARRTLR encoded by the coding sequence ATGACCGACACGACCGAGCAGCAGGACACGGAGCTCGTCACGCTGCAGAACGGCCTCACCTGCTCGATCCCGGCATCCTCGCCGCTCGCGCGTCTGCTGAAGAGCCAGCGCACGTGGGTCGGGCCGGATGCGAAGGAGCGCCTCGCGATCCTGCGCGCCGCGAAGACGGTCGCGATCGTCGGCGCCTCGCCGAACGTGACGCGCTCGTCGTACTTCGTGGGCACGTACCTGCAGCAGTCGAGCGACTTCGAGCTGTGGTTCGTCAATCCGAACGCGACCGAGATCCTCGGCCAGCCCGTGTACCCGAACCTGCAGTCGCTGCCGGGCGTGCCCGACGTCGTCGTGGTGTTCCGCAAGGCGTCCGACATCCCGTCGGTCGTCGACGAGGTCGTCGAGATCGGCGCGAAGACCATCTGGGTGCAGCTGGGCATCTGGAACGAGGAGGCGGCGTACGACGCGGAGGCCAAGGGGCTGACGGTCGTGATGGATCGCTGCATCAAGGTCGAGCACGCGCGCTTCCACGGCGGCCTGCACCTGCTGGGCTTCGACACGGGCCAGATCACCGCGCGCCGCACGTTGCGCTGA
- a CDS encoding O-acetylhomoserine aminocarboxypropyltransferase/cysteine synthase family protein: protein MADREYGFRTRAIHAGNIPDAVHGSRALPIHQSTAFVFDDTADAAARFALQKYGNIYSRVSNPTVASFEERIASLEGGLGAVATASGLGAEFLVFAALAGAGDHIVASSSLYGGTVTQLDVTLRRFGVETTFVSSSDPAAYAAAITDRTKLVFVETVANPSGEVADLEGLADVAHAAGVPLVVDATIATPYLNRPIEWGADIVTHSATKFLGGHGTTLGGVVVESGRFPWDNGRFPLLDEPVPHYGGLTWNGNFGEYAFLTRLRGEQLRDIGPVLSAQSAFQLAQGVETLPLRMQSHVDNARTVAEWLDQDPRIERVSWAGLPSHPHHERAQKYLPKGPGSVFSFDVKGGRAVGQRLIEHVNLASHVANIGDTKTLIIHPGSTTHAQLSEQQLVDAGVGPGLVRISVGLEDVDDIIHDLDQALAAATEER, encoded by the coding sequence ATGGCCGATCGCGAGTACGGATTCCGTACGCGCGCCATCCACGCAGGCAACATCCCCGATGCCGTGCACGGATCCCGCGCGCTCCCCATCCACCAGTCCACTGCGTTCGTCTTCGACGACACCGCCGACGCCGCAGCTCGCTTCGCGCTGCAGAAGTACGGCAACATCTACTCGCGCGTCTCGAACCCCACGGTCGCGTCGTTCGAGGAGCGCATCGCGAGCCTCGAGGGCGGCCTCGGCGCCGTCGCGACGGCCTCGGGCCTCGGCGCCGAGTTCCTCGTGTTCGCGGCGCTCGCCGGCGCGGGCGACCACATCGTCGCGTCATCGAGCCTCTACGGCGGCACCGTGACGCAGCTCGACGTGACGCTGCGCCGCTTCGGCGTCGAGACGACGTTCGTGTCGAGCTCCGACCCGGCCGCCTACGCCGCCGCGATCACGGACCGCACGAAGCTCGTCTTCGTCGAGACCGTCGCGAATCCGTCTGGCGAGGTCGCCGACCTCGAGGGCCTCGCCGACGTCGCGCACGCGGCCGGCGTGCCGCTCGTCGTCGACGCGACGATCGCGACCCCGTACCTGAACCGCCCGATCGAGTGGGGCGCCGACATCGTCACGCACTCGGCGACGAAGTTCCTCGGCGGCCACGGCACGACCCTCGGCGGCGTCGTCGTGGAGTCGGGCCGCTTCCCCTGGGACAACGGCCGATTCCCGCTGCTCGACGAGCCCGTGCCGCACTACGGCGGCCTCACGTGGAACGGCAACTTCGGCGAGTACGCCTTCCTCACGCGCCTGCGCGGCGAGCAGCTGCGCGACATCGGCCCCGTGCTCTCGGCGCAGTCGGCGTTCCAGCTCGCGCAGGGCGTCGAGACGCTGCCGCTGCGCATGCAGTCCCACGTCGACAACGCGCGCACCGTCGCCGAGTGGCTCGACCAGGATCCGCGCATCGAGCGCGTGTCGTGGGCGGGCCTGCCGTCGCATCCGCACCACGAGCGCGCGCAGAAGTACCTGCCGAAGGGTCCCGGCTCGGTGTTCTCGTTCGACGTCAAGGGCGGCCGCGCCGTCGGCCAGCGCCTCATCGAGCACGTGAACCTCGCGAGCCACGTGGCGAACATCGGCGACACGAAGACGCTCATCATCCACCCCGGATCCACGACGCACGCGCAGCTCTCCGAGCAGCAGCTGGTGGATGCGGGCGTCGGCCCCGGCCTCGTGCGCATCTCGGTGGGCCTCGAGGACGTCGACGACATCATCCACGACCTCGACCAGGCCCTCGCGGCCGCGACGGAGGAGCGATGA
- a CDS encoding VOC family protein, translating to MGITIHSSFLPHSDPEASLAFYRDALGFEVRLDVGYEGMRWITVGPADQPDTAIVLHPATAPRELTDEERVVIDELVAKGSYFGVNLATDDLDATYAALEAAGVDVVQEPIAQDYGVRDAAVRDPAGNLIRIQENRTAS from the coding sequence ATGGGCATCACCATCCACTCGAGCTTCCTGCCGCACAGCGACCCCGAGGCGTCGCTCGCGTTCTACCGCGACGCGCTCGGCTTCGAGGTGCGCCTCGACGTCGGTTACGAGGGGATGCGGTGGATCACCGTCGGCCCCGCCGACCAGCCGGATACCGCGATCGTGCTGCACCCGGCGACGGCGCCGCGCGAGCTCACCGACGAGGAGCGCGTCGTCATCGACGAGCTCGTCGCCAAGGGCTCGTACTTCGGCGTGAACCTCGCGACCGACGACCTCGACGCGACGTACGCCGCGCTCGAGGCGGCGGGCGTCGACGTGGTGCAGGAGCCCATCGCCCAGGACTACGGGGTACGCGACGCAGCCGTGCGCGACCCCGCAGGCAACCTCATCCGCATCCAGGAGAACAGGACCGCATCGTGA
- a CDS encoding helix-turn-helix transcriptional regulator — MTTGATARLDREALVAMRRVRDRMDRDYAQPLDLEALARMVHRSSGTLSRQFRAAYGETPYRYLMTRRIERAMLLLRRGDHSVTEVCFAVGWQSLGTFSTRFAEIVGVPPSVYRDEGAPFRDGMPPCIVRMLTRPVRNREAAPASALVR; from the coding sequence ATGACCACCGGTGCCACCGCGCGCCTCGACCGCGAGGCGCTCGTCGCGATGCGCCGCGTGCGCGACCGCATGGACCGCGACTACGCGCAGCCGCTCGACCTCGAGGCGCTCGCGCGCATGGTGCACCGCTCGTCGGGCACGCTGTCGCGGCAGTTCCGCGCCGCGTACGGCGAGACGCCCTACCGGTACCTCATGACGCGCCGCATCGAGCGCGCGATGCTGCTGCTGCGCCGCGGCGACCACTCGGTGACCGAGGTGTGCTTCGCCGTCGGATGGCAGTCGCTCGGCACGTTCTCGACGCGCTTCGCCGAGATCGTCGGCGTGCCGCCCAGCGTCTACCGCGACGAGGGCGCGCCGTTCCGCGACGGCATGCCGCCGTGCATCGTGCGCATGCTCACGAGACCCGTCAGGAATCGAGAAGCGGCACCCGCATCCGCGCTCGTACGGTAG